A section of the Roseivirga sp. BDSF3-8 genome encodes:
- a CDS encoding TolC family protein, which yields MRSLFFFLIIYTMTVSGLRAQAPADTLETLAYEEYLQRVLAYHPVVSQADLLTDQAEARLLQARGNFDPKVTSDYLFKQYQGTEYYDNWYSTLKIPLYVPVDLKVAYERNQGTYVNPENNVPDEGLWSVGVSVSVLQGLITDERRTTLRQARLYTEMARAEQQKAVSKALLNAAKDYWNWYYAYNQYILLIENEELAAFRFEAVRQQVLNGDKAAIDSVEAKIALQTRNISTRQAAVDLLNAILQLNLNLWGESREPIYLSQQAIPQIVGPSGLEADILSQLLESAMDNHPELVKVRLKGSALELDKRLYRNQLLPEANLEYNLLSNSDHEFEGGEEPLFFNNYKLGASVSWPIFMRKSRGKLAETQVKIDQNILERSYTSRDVINEITMGYNSLLTLDELILLQEEAVDNYEIMVRGENIKFQNGESSLFLVNSRENKLIEARLKLLKIRADKEKALAELYAATGDPSIWLDENDD from the coding sequence ATGAGGTCGCTATTCTTCTTCCTGATCATATACACAATGACAGTATCCGGCCTGAGGGCTCAGGCCCCCGCGGATACACTGGAGACACTCGCCTATGAGGAATACCTTCAGCGCGTACTCGCCTATCACCCTGTAGTGAGTCAGGCAGATCTGCTTACTGATCAGGCAGAAGCCAGGCTATTACAGGCAAGAGGTAACTTTGACCCCAAGGTAACCAGCGATTACCTGTTCAAGCAGTATCAGGGCACAGAGTATTACGATAACTGGTATAGTACCCTCAAGATACCCCTTTATGTGCCCGTAGATCTAAAAGTAGCCTATGAGCGAAATCAGGGAACCTATGTAAACCCTGAAAATAACGTACCGGACGAAGGTTTGTGGTCAGTGGGAGTTAGTGTATCCGTATTGCAGGGCCTCATTACCGATGAACGACGCACCACCCTCAGGCAAGCCCGACTGTATACCGAAATGGCACGGGCAGAACAGCAAAAAGCTGTTTCCAAAGCCCTGCTTAATGCGGCTAAAGATTACTGGAACTGGTACTATGCCTATAATCAATACATCCTGCTGATTGAGAATGAGGAACTCGCCGCCTTTCGCTTTGAAGCCGTTAGGCAGCAGGTCCTTAATGGCGATAAGGCTGCGATAGATTCCGTAGAAGCAAAAATAGCATTGCAAACCCGGAATATCAGTACCCGTCAGGCCGCAGTGGACCTGCTTAATGCTATACTTCAATTAAACCTCAACCTGTGGGGCGAAAGCCGTGAGCCCATATACCTCAGTCAGCAAGCGATCCCCCAGATTGTAGGACCCTCTGGCCTAGAAGCCGATATACTTAGCCAGCTACTGGAAAGCGCGATGGATAACCACCCTGAACTGGTCAAAGTCAGGCTCAAAGGGAGTGCGCTCGAACTGGATAAAAGACTTTACCGGAACCAGTTACTTCCCGAGGCCAACCTCGAGTATAACCTTCTTTCCAACTCAGACCATGAATTTGAGGGAGGAGAAGAACCCCTTTTCTTCAATAATTACAAATTAGGAGCCAGCGTATCGTGGCCTATCTTCATGCGTAAGAGCCGGGGCAAACTCGCCGAAACTCAAGTGAAGATAGACCAGAACATACTGGAAAGGTCATACACCAGCCGTGATGTAATTAATGAGATTACCATGGGATATAACAGCCTGCTCACCCTAGACGAGCTCATTCTGCTACAGGAAGAAGCCGTAGATAACTATGAAATAATGGTGAGAGGGGAAAATATTAAGTTTCAGAACGGTGAGAGTAGCCTTTTTCTCGTTAACAGCCGCGAAAATAAGCTCATCGAGGCCAGGTTAAAACTGTTAAAAATCAGGGCTGATAAAGAGAAAGCCCTGGCCGAACTATACGCGGCTACTGGCGACCCTTCCATTTGGCTCGATGAAAATGATGACTAA